The sequence below is a genomic window from bacterium.
TCTTCGCCGCGTCCTCCAGATCGCGCGGGATGGACAGGAAGAACTGCCGCAGCAGGAACGTGCCGTACGCCGTGAACATCGGCGGCAGGATCATCGCCAGGTAGGTGTCCACCCACCCCATCACCTTCAGCAGCACGAACACGGGGATCATGGTCACGACCGACGGCACCATCATCGTGCCCAGGTAGCCCAGGAAGAGGCGGTCGCGCCCGGGGAAGCTCAGGCGCGCGAAGGCGAAGGCCGCCAGGCTGGACGTGAACACCGCCCCCGCCGTGACCAGGATCGTGACGATCAGCGAGTTGAGGTAGAAGGCGACGAAGGCGTTCCGCAGCGGGAAGCCCGGGAAGTGCAGCGGCCCCAGCTTCGCGAACCCCAGGTTGAGCTGGTAGGGCAGGTCCCACGACAGCCAGTTGCGCTGCAGCCGCAGTGCGCGCCAGGCCTCCGGGTAGTTGCTCCACCGCAGGCGCACCTGCTTGACCGGGGTGAGCACGCCAGGAGCCAGGCGCACGGTGAAGGGCTGCCCGAGCTGGCCGTCCGCCAGCAGCGCCGCCACCTCGGCCTCCCCGGGCGCGGTGCGCAGCCGCACGACGCGCTGCCCGGTACGCCCGACACTCCCGTCGGGCGACACACCGGCATCGGTACGCCCGACACTCTTGTCGGGCGACGCACCCGTACCCCCGCGCCCGACA
It includes:
- a CDS encoding carbohydrate ABC transporter permease, coding for MKRRRPRNPWPAVAHAALIVGGVTMLLPLLWMVSTSLKAPDAVGEFPPQFVPREPQTWRDPRTGEELPVFILAGTPDTPVGRGGTGASPDKSVGRTDAGVSPDGSVGRTGQRVVRLRTAPGEAEVAALLADGQLGQPFTVRLAPGVLTPVKQVRLRWSNYPEAWRALRLQRNWLSWDLPYQLNLGFAKLGPLHFPGFPLRNAFVAFYLNSLIVTILVTAGAVFTSSLAAFAFARLSFPGRDRLFLGYLGTMMVPSVVTMIPVFVLLKVMGWVDTYLAMILPPMFTAYGTFLLRQFFLSIPRDLEDAAKMDGCGLWGVYRNVILPLSGPALATLTTFIFLGTWNSFMWPLIVINSMEKRPLMLGLYAFMSQYNTDWPLLMAASVMVMAPVIVVFLVGQRYFVRGIVLSGMKG